In one Solidesulfovibrio fructosivorans JJ] genomic region, the following are encoded:
- a CDS encoding PAS domain-containing sensor histidine kinase, whose product MPTTECERILQFAPVSIMTVDAAGGILFVNDWHLANFAMGKRGREFFLGRKLQELPGIVSAGIVEDIRAVLAGKPIHLEGVYTDECSGGQSAYQNIRGIPIFDAGAVTGAIFIREDVTKLVMAQHLLTENQAIFKALLNATHDSIILSDLDGYILVLNEEAARRRGHPADALVGTSLYKFMAGSLAEERRQHLKEAAEKGTLVSYEERQEDRYYLVSLCPIADDHGRVIFMASYSRDITTLKETEAQLRRERELAFSASQAKSQFLGNITHELRTPLNGIMGATQLAQQGGGEEEEQAELWDIVADSGQRLLAIVNNVLELADIDAAAIEPVLSSCDVRELMKNLARSYSVRAKVKDIDFVARIDPRIPRRLVGDVFRLRQILSNLADNALKCTQKGCIDIRAKLITTSRLPFSPNYRNLLFMVRDTGIGIAKNLQDRIFEDFELAEHYLTKRVSGAGLGLSIARHLVEMLGGRIWVKSAPGRGSTFYFTIPFALPDYECRDASVVYASEDAVFHPGDYTVLLVEDERINRLTTGRTLTRLGYKVLEAANGQEALATLARDKADIILMDVQMPVMDGIECAHHIRNGEVPGLVKRIPIVALTAYASEKDRERFLRLGMNDYLAKPHTIEQLGEVLEANLKREPEGEG is encoded by the coding sequence TTGCCCACCACCGAATGCGAGCGGATTTTGCAGTTCGCCCCGGTGTCCATCATGACCGTGGACGCCGCGGGGGGCATCCTCTTCGTCAACGACTGGCATCTGGCCAATTTCGCCATGGGCAAGCGCGGCCGGGAATTCTTTCTCGGCAGGAAGCTGCAGGAGCTGCCCGGCATCGTGTCCGCCGGCATTGTCGAGGACATCAGGGCCGTGTTGGCCGGAAAGCCCATCCATCTGGAAGGCGTCTACACCGACGAGTGCAGCGGCGGCCAGTCGGCCTATCAGAACATCCGGGGCATCCCCATTTTCGACGCCGGCGCGGTGACCGGGGCCATCTTCATCCGCGAGGACGTGACCAAGCTCGTCATGGCCCAGCACCTGCTTACGGAGAACCAGGCCATCTTCAAGGCGCTTTTAAACGCCACCCATGATTCCATCATCCTGTCCGACCTCGACGGCTACATCCTCGTGCTCAACGAGGAGGCGGCCCGACGGCGCGGCCATCCCGCCGACGCCCTGGTCGGCACCAGCTTGTACAAGTTCATGGCCGGCTCCCTGGCCGAGGAGCGCCGCCAGCACCTGAAGGAGGCGGCCGAGAAGGGTACGCTCGTTTCTTACGAAGAGCGCCAGGAAGATCGGTATTACCTGGTGAGCCTGTGCCCCATCGCCGACGACCACGGCCGGGTGATCTTTATGGCCAGCTATTCCCGCGACATCACGACGCTCAAGGAGACCGAGGCGCAGTTGCGCCGGGAACGGGAACTGGCGTTTTCCGCCAGCCAGGCCAAGTCGCAGTTTCTCGGCAACATCACCCACGAGTTGCGCACGCCTTTAAACGGCATCATGGGCGCGACCCAGCTGGCCCAGCAGGGCGGCGGCGAGGAAGAGGAACAGGCCGAGCTGTGGGACATCGTCGCGGATTCCGGCCAACGGCTTCTGGCCATCGTCAACAACGTGCTGGAGCTGGCCGACATCGACGCGGCGGCCATCGAGCCGGTGCTTTCGAGCTGCGACGTGCGGGAACTCATGAAGAACCTGGCCCGGAGCTACTCCGTGCGGGCCAAGGTCAAGGACATCGATTTCGTTGCGCGCATCGATCCCCGTATCCCGCGACGGCTGGTCGGCGACGTGTTCAGGCTGCGCCAGATCCTGTCCAACCTGGCCGACAACGCGCTCAAGTGCACCCAAAAAGGGTGCATCGACATCCGGGCGAAGCTGATCACCACCAGCCGCCTGCCGTTTAGTCCCAACTACCGCAACCTGCTTTTCATGGTCCGCGATACCGGCATCGGCATCGCCAAGAACTTGCAAGACAGGATTTTCGAGGACTTCGAGCTGGCCGAGCACTACCTGACCAAGCGGGTGAGCGGGGCCGGGCTCGGGCTTTCCATCGCGCGTCATCTGGTGGAGATGCTCGGCGGGCGGATCTGGGTCAAAAGCGCGCCCGGCCGGGGCAGTACGTTTTATTTCACCATCCCCTTCGCCCTGCCGGATTACGAGTGCCGGGACGCGTCTGTTGTCTACGCCAGCGAGGACGCGGTGTTCCATCCGGGCGACTACACCGTGCTCCTGGTCGAGGACGAGCGCATCAACCGGCTGACCACCGGCCGCACGCTCACCCGGCTCGGCTACAAGGTGCTGGAGGCGGCCAACGGCCAGGAGGCCCTGGCGACGTTGGCCAGGGACAAGGCCGACATCATTCTCATGGACGTCCAGATGCCGGTCATGGACGGTATCGAATGCGCCCACCACATCCGAAACGGCGAGGTGCCGGGGCTGGTCAAACGCATCCCCATCGTGGCGCTCACCGCCTACGCCAGCGAAAAGGACCGGGAACGGTTCCTGCGCCTGGGCATGAACGACTACCTGGCCAAGCCGCATACCATCGAACAACTCGGCGAAGTGCTGGAAGCCAATTTGAAGCGGGAACCGGAGGGGGAAGGGTAG
- the folE2 gene encoding GTP cyclohydrolase FolE2, whose product MRDVQSGPPDVAIAVDRVGIKDFKLPLVVRDRAKGRQHTVADVELSVDLPARFKGTHMSRFVEALSGFAGELDLVSFRTLLTDVRSRLEAENAHLTLRFPYFLAKASPASGAISLMDYACQLSGEFVGDKFRQTLTVSVPVMTVCPCSLAISDQGAHSQRALVTLRCRFSGFVWLEELIELAEAAGSSPVYALLKREDEKHVTEQAFANPTFVEDVARRAASALAAHPKVTWYQVEVESFESIHNHSAFAGIEGVNAPGNGA is encoded by the coding sequence ATGCGCGATGTACAGAGCGGACCGCCGGATGTGGCTATTGCCGTGGACCGGGTCGGCATAAAGGATTTCAAGCTGCCCCTGGTGGTGCGCGACCGGGCCAAGGGCCGTCAGCACACCGTGGCCGATGTCGAGCTGTCGGTCGATTTGCCGGCGCGGTTCAAGGGAACGCACATGAGCCGGTTCGTCGAGGCGCTTTCGGGCTTTGCCGGCGAGCTGGACCTTGTGTCCTTCCGCACCCTGCTTACGGACGTGCGCTCGCGGCTGGAGGCGGAAAACGCCCATCTGACCCTGCGCTTCCCGTATTTTCTGGCCAAGGCCTCGCCGGCGTCCGGGGCGATTTCGCTCATGGATTACGCCTGCCAGTTGTCCGGGGAATTCGTGGGCGACAAGTTTCGCCAGACGCTGACCGTGTCCGTGCCGGTGATGACGGTGTGCCCCTGTTCCCTGGCCATCTCCGACCAGGGGGCGCACAGCCAGCGGGCGCTGGTGACGCTGCGCTGCCGGTTTTCCGGGTTCGTGTGGCTGGAAGAGCTGATCGAACTGGCCGAAGCGGCCGGGTCCTCGCCGGTCTACGCGCTTTTAAAGCGCGAGGACGAAAAGCACGTCACCGAGCAGGCCTTCGCCAACCCGACCTTTGTCGAGGACGTGGCTAGGCGGGCTGCCAGCGCCCTGGCCGCGCATCCCAAGGTCACCTGGTACCAGGTGGAAGTGGAGAGCTTCGAATCCATCCACAACCACAGCGCGTTTGCCGGCATCGAGGGCGTGAACGCGCCTGGAAACGGGGCATAA
- the nikR gene encoding nickel-responsive transcriptional regulator NikR yields the protein MGQTIRFGVSLNSELLEKFDALCDEKSYQTRSEAIRDLIRGVLVQKEWEQTDKEVAGVLTLVYDHHTSDLAQRLIEIQHEDPEVILCTMHVHIDHHNCLEALALKGPGEAVQKLSQRLISTRGVKYGKLTLATTGQEIV from the coding sequence ATGGGCCAGACGATCCGCTTCGGCGTGTCGCTTAATTCCGAGCTGCTCGAGAAATTCGACGCGCTTTGCGACGAGAAAAGCTATCAGACCCGTTCCGAAGCCATTCGCGACCTGATCCGGGGCGTTTTGGTCCAGAAGGAATGGGAACAGACCGACAAGGAAGTGGCCGGCGTCCTGACCCTGGTCTACGACCACCATACGTCCGACCTCGCCCAGCGGCTCATCGAGATCCAGCACGAGGACCCCGAAGTGATCCTTTGCACCATGCACGTGCACATCGACCACCACAACTGCCTGGAAGCCCTGGCGCTCAAAGGTCCCGGCGAGGCTGTGCAAAAGCTCTCCCAGCGCCTCATCTCCACCCGGGGCGTCAAATATGGCAAGCTCACCCTGGCCACCACCGGCCAGGAGATCGTTTAG
- a CDS encoding class I SAM-dependent methyltransferase, whose product MPGNYAAAPLLAANSTPPDWCGNRLHLSIAGHDFDLRRDQDMDALWESLGQDGFGADERMPYWAEIWPASLLLTAWLAVRQGDVAGRRCLDLGCGMGLSALAGAAVGGHVVAVDYEEAAVAHAARNAGQNGLRLDLAVMDWRRPCFAAGRFERIWGSDILYEARFYAPLVTLFREMLAPGGRIWLSQPWRQVSEPVWERLSADGFTVVKAHEESVSFSTYRSTVSLYEISL is encoded by the coding sequence GTGCCCGGTAATTATGCTGCTGCGCCGCTTTTGGCCGCCAATTCGACCCCGCCGGACTGGTGCGGCAACCGGCTGCATCTTTCCATCGCCGGTCACGATTTCGATTTGCGTCGTGACCAGGATATGGACGCGTTGTGGGAATCCCTGGGCCAGGACGGTTTCGGCGCGGACGAGCGCATGCCGTACTGGGCCGAGATATGGCCGGCGAGCCTGCTTTTGACCGCCTGGCTGGCGGTGCGGCAAGGCGATGTCGCTGGCCGGCGCTGCCTGGACCTCGGCTGCGGCATGGGGCTGTCGGCCCTGGCCGGGGCGGCTGTCGGTGGCCACGTCGTGGCCGTGGATTACGAGGAGGCCGCCGTTGCCCATGCCGCCCGAAACGCCGGGCAAAACGGGCTGCGCCTGGACCTGGCCGTCATGGACTGGCGGCGGCCCTGCTTCGCGGCGGGGCGCTTCGAGCGGATCTGGGGCAGCGATATTTTGTACGAAGCCCGGTTTTACGCGCCCCTGGTGACGCTTTTCCGGGAGATGCTGGCTCCGGGCGGCCGCATCTGGCTGTCCCAGCCCTGGCGGCAGGTGTCGGAACCGGTGTGGGAGCGGCTTTCCGCCGACGGCTTCACCGTCGTCAAGGCGCACGAGGAATCGGTGTCCTTTTCCACGTACCGCTCCACGGTGAGCCTTTACGAGATTAGTCTGTAA
- the gcvH gene encoding glycine cleavage system protein GcvH: MLKDLLYTKTHEWVRVEDEIAVIGITDFAQEQLGDITYVELPEVGATLEAGQEMGSVESVKAASELYCPVSGEVIEVNAELESNPEKINADPFGEGWMLRVRLSAEPADLLSPEEYEEISKAEH; this comes from the coding sequence ATGTTAAAGGACCTACTCTACACCAAGACCCACGAGTGGGTACGGGTCGAGGACGAAATCGCGGTGATCGGCATCACCGACTTCGCCCAGGAACAGCTCGGCGACATCACGTATGTGGAGCTGCCGGAAGTGGGCGCCACACTCGAAGCCGGCCAGGAGATGGGTTCCGTGGAATCCGTCAAGGCGGCCAGCGAGCTTTATTGCCCGGTCTCCGGTGAAGTCATCGAGGTCAACGCGGAGCTCGAATCGAATCCGGAAAAGATCAACGCCGATCCCTTCGGCGAGGGCTGGATGCTCCGGGTGCGCCTGTCAGCCGAGCCGGCGGACCTGCTTTCGCCCGAGGAGTACGAGGAAATTTCCAAGGCCGAGCACTGA
- the gcvPA gene encoding aminomethyl-transferring glycine dehydrogenase subunit GcvPA, whose translation MPYVPHTPEEVREMLAVVGARDVAELFAEIPPSLRPKRFDLPRGGTEMAVRATMEGLAAKNRIDMTSFLGGGFYDHYVPAASDLLLSRGEFYTAYTPYQPEASQGTLQAIFEYQTAVTRLLGMECANAGGYDGGTALYEALMMAVRHTKRKKAVVSETVNPIYRIVLATYTKNLHLELVTVPHKDGCDDMDGLTEAIDEQTAAVVVQNPNFFGQVQDFTELFAKAAAAGAVSIMSCYPVLQTVLKTPGAMGADIATAEGQSLGLPLSFGGPYLGIMTCKKSLVRQMPGRIAGRTKDAAGRTGYVLTLQAREQHIRRQKATSNICSNQALCALRALINLCLTGEEGLTRQAALSIENAHYAAMKLAAIPGVRLLNDAPFGNEFAALLPVSAKLAARKLMDDGIIPGFPLGRYYKGLGNALLICCTETHERSEIDRLARRLGKIL comes from the coding sequence ATGCCCTACGTCCCCCATACGCCCGAAGAAGTCCGGGAAATGCTGGCGGTTGTCGGCGCCCGCGACGTTGCCGAGCTTTTCGCCGAGATTCCGCCGTCGCTTCGGCCCAAACGGTTCGACCTGCCCCGGGGCGGGACGGAAATGGCCGTGCGCGCGACCATGGAAGGTCTGGCCGCCAAGAACCGGATCGACATGACGAGCTTCCTCGGCGGCGGCTTTTACGACCACTACGTTCCCGCCGCCTCGGACCTGCTCCTTTCGCGCGGCGAATTCTATACCGCCTACACCCCCTACCAGCCCGAAGCCTCCCAAGGCACGTTGCAGGCCATCTTCGAATACCAGACCGCCGTCACGAGGCTTCTCGGCATGGAATGCGCCAATGCCGGGGGCTACGACGGCGGCACGGCGCTTTACGAGGCGCTGATGATGGCCGTGCGCCACACCAAGCGCAAAAAAGCCGTGGTCAGCGAGACGGTGAACCCCATCTACCGCATCGTGCTGGCCACCTACACCAAGAACCTCCATCTCGAGCTGGTCACCGTGCCCCACAAGGACGGCTGCGACGACATGGACGGGCTGACCGAGGCCATCGACGAGCAAACCGCGGCGGTTGTGGTGCAAAACCCCAACTTCTTCGGCCAGGTCCAGGACTTCACCGAGCTTTTCGCCAAGGCGGCGGCGGCCGGGGCCGTGTCCATCATGTCCTGCTACCCGGTGCTCCAGACGGTGCTCAAAACCCCCGGGGCCATGGGCGCGGACATCGCCACGGCCGAGGGGCAGAGCCTGGGTCTGCCGCTTTCCTTCGGCGGCCCGTACCTCGGCATCATGACCTGCAAGAAGTCGCTGGTGCGCCAGATGCCCGGCCGCATCGCCGGCCGCACCAAGGACGCCGCCGGTCGCACCGGCTACGTTTTGACCCTGCAAGCCCGCGAGCAGCACATCCGGCGGCAGAAGGCCACCTCCAACATCTGCTCCAACCAGGCCCTTTGCGCCCTGCGCGCGCTCATAAACCTCTGCCTGACCGGCGAGGAGGGACTTACGCGGCAGGCGGCGCTTTCCATCGAAAACGCCCACTACGCCGCCATGAAGCTCGCGGCCATTCCCGGCGTGCGGCTTTTAAACGACGCTCCTTTCGGCAACGAGTTCGCCGCCCTGCTACCGGTGAGCGCCAAGCTCGCGGCCAGAAAGCTCATGGACGACGGCATCATCCCGGGCTTTCCGCTGGGCCGCTACTACAAGGGGCTGGGGAACGCGCTCCTTATCTGCTGCACAGAAACGCACGAGCGTTCCGAAATCGACCGTCTGGCCAGGCGGTTGGGGAAAATCCTATGA
- the gcvPB gene encoding aminomethyl-transferring glycine dehydrogenase subunit GcvPB, with product MSTVFSKSRPGREGVWPEKPKTEPIDFLPGGLLREGSPRLPSLSELDVVRHFTELSRKNYGVDGNFYPLGSCTMKYNPKFTEEVAALPGFARLHPLTPQLPGGGDMTAGALEVMYEMERFLCEITGMAAFTLHPMAGAHGELTGALMIAAYHADKGNKKTKIICPDSAHGTNPASAHIAGFEVVSIASKDGIIDPEALAAAIDDETAGVMMTVPNTLGLFERHLPEIVALCRKVDALLYYDGANLNAILGKLRVGDAGFDVVHLNLHKTFATPHGGGGPGSGPVGVSQRLIPYLPISRVERDEAGRYSLSYDHPKSIGYVAPFYGNFGIVLRAYAYILRLGREGLTRVSEAAVLAANYLRKRLADAIEVPYDRTCMHEFVASAARLAAEKNVRALDIAKALLDKGYHAPTIYFPLIIKEALMIEPTETESKDTLDAFVADLCDILALAETYPEAVRACPTTLPVGRLDETYAARAMEITDDL from the coding sequence ATGAGCACCGTGTTTTCCAAGTCCCGCCCCGGACGGGAAGGCGTGTGGCCGGAAAAGCCCAAGACCGAACCCATCGACTTTCTGCCCGGCGGGCTCTTGCGCGAAGGTTCGCCCCGGCTGCCCTCGCTCTCCGAACTCGACGTGGTGCGTCACTTCACCGAGCTTTCCCGCAAGAACTACGGTGTGGACGGCAACTTCTATCCCCTGGGGTCGTGCACCATGAAGTACAACCCCAAGTTCACCGAGGAAGTGGCCGCCCTGCCCGGCTTCGCCCGGCTCCATCCGCTGACGCCCCAGTTGCCCGGCGGCGGCGACATGACCGCGGGCGCCCTCGAGGTCATGTACGAGATGGAGCGCTTCTTGTGCGAGATCACGGGCATGGCCGCCTTCACCCTGCACCCCATGGCCGGGGCCCACGGCGAGCTGACCGGGGCGCTCATGATCGCGGCCTACCACGCCGACAAAGGCAACAAGAAGACCAAGATTATCTGCCCGGACTCGGCCCACGGCACCAACCCCGCCTCGGCCCACATCGCCGGCTTCGAGGTGGTCTCCATCGCCTCGAAGGACGGCATCATCGACCCCGAGGCCCTGGCCGCGGCCATCGACGACGAGACGGCCGGCGTCATGATGACCGTGCCCAACACGCTCGGGCTTTTCGAGCGCCATCTGCCGGAGATCGTGGCCCTTTGCCGCAAGGTGGACGCGCTGCTCTACTACGACGGGGCCAACCTCAACGCCATTCTCGGCAAGCTGCGGGTGGGCGACGCCGGTTTCGACGTGGTGCACCTGAACCTGCACAAGACCTTTGCCACGCCCCACGGCGGCGGCGGCCCGGGCTCGGGCCCGGTCGGCGTGTCGCAGCGCCTCATTCCCTACCTGCCCATCTCCCGGGTGGAACGCGACGAGGCCGGCCGCTATTCCCTCAGCTACGACCATCCCAAATCCATCGGCTACGTGGCCCCGTTCTACGGCAATTTCGGCATCGTGCTAAGGGCCTACGCCTACATCCTGCGCCTGGGGCGCGAGGGGCTGACGCGGGTGTCGGAAGCGGCGGTGCTGGCCGCCAACTATCTGCGCAAGCGCCTGGCCGACGCCATCGAGGTGCCCTACGACCGCACCTGCATGCACGAGTTCGTGGCCTCGGCGGCCAGACTCGCGGCCGAGAAAAACGTGCGCGCCCTGGATATCGCCAAGGCCCTGCTGGATAAAGGCTACCACGCGCCGACCATCTACTTTCCGCTCATCATCAAGGAAGCGCTCATGATCGAGCCGACCGAGACTGAGAGCAAGGACACCCTCGACGCCTTCGTGGCCGATCTGTGCGACATCCTGGCCCTGGCCGAGACATACCCCGAAGCGGTGCGGGCCTGCCCCACCACGCTGCCCGTGGGACGTTTGGACGAGACCTACGCCGCCCGGGCCATGGAGATCACCGATGACCTCTAG